The sequence GAAAATGCTGCAACACAGCTCGCGTCATTCACCCTTGTGATTGCGGGGCCAGGATCAGGCCTTCTGTCGATAGCCTGGAAGAGATCCAAATTCAGAATTCCAAGTATGGTTTCTATGGAATGCTTTCGCACTATCATAAAGTCGACAAATCCTAAGTCAGAGACCGtctgtactttaaaaaacatGCCACTTCTGTTTGGCTGGCATCCATGGTTTCTGATGGGAAGTCCACACTccatctttatttattctttttataggGAGTGCAGctttttctctggctgttttcaagatttttctttgttgcaGTTGTGAGCAGTTTATGATGTGTCTGGGCAGTGGCTTATTTGGGTTCATATGTTTGGAGTCTGCTGAACTTCGTGgacctgtgtatgtgtgtctgttgCAAAATTTGGGGAGTCCCGGCTGTTATTAACTACTTATTCAGCATTGCATTCTTATCCTCCTTCGGGGGTTTTGTGACCTGAACCCACAGGTGCTGCCGCTCCTCAGGTCTCTGGGCGCTGCCCCCCACGCCCCAGCCTGGTCCCTGTGCTGTCTGCTCAGACTGGATTGTCTGTTAACGGGCTGTTAAGTTCACTGACTCTTCTTTGTCATATCCGTTCTGCTGTTGAGTCCGTCCAgtgagttttttattttgcttaccataTGTCTAggtctaaaatttccatttggttcttctgtataccttccatttcttggctgagatgctgttttctctttgtgtcaGAGTGTTGTGATTGCTTGTTGGAGACTCTTGTAACAGCTGCTTGATACCTGTCCGACCAAGCTGCCATCCGCCTCATTGTGCTGTGGGTGCTCACCAATTGTGTTTTCCAGCGAGCTGAGGTCCTCCTGGTCTTTGTGTTGAGTAATTTCAGACTATATCTTGAACATTTTGACTTAAGACTCGGGCCTTGTTTAAATCCCGTGGGAAATGTCAGTACGTAGGCTCTGCTGCAGGATGTCTCCTTCCAACGTTTGTCTGTCTTCATAGCCTTTGTCCCACCCATGCTCGGTGTTCTCAGTGTCTGGTGCGCTGCTTCGTTAGGGTGAACTCGGTTCATGAACACCTTTGCAGGTCACTTGTCCCAAGCTCCTCCCAGGACCGACCACGGGGTTTGGTCACCCCCCTCTGCCGAGCTCTTCACCACCAACACCGGGTCTGGTGATAGGCCCAGGATGCCCAGGCTACCGCTCTAGGCCTCCATTCAGGCCTCATAGCTCCTTGTGGGAGACGTGCACATGCTTTGCCATTTACCTGGGACCCCTCCTGTTTGATTAGCAAAGCCCCACGTGTAGGACAGCGTGTAGCCATGGGGCTGCAGCGTTCCCGGCGGTTTCCCTTTTCAGGGTGAGAAGTCTGTGTCGGTGGATGGCAAGTGTAGCGACTCGACGCTGCTCAGCAACCTGCTGGAGGAGGTGAAGGCGACACTGGCCAAGTGCTGAGTGTCATTGGCGAGACTGCGATGGAGAGATACGTTCCAAGTGCTAGGTTTCTCCTGTCGCATGTACTTATCCAGCCCCGCGTTAATCTAAAGCCGCCGTGTCACCAGTTAGACATCGAGGTCATGtgttcattgatttctgctgtCATCTCTTTTACTTTGCCCCTTCCCACTCTTTGGGGTGAAACCCCTTTTCAGTCCCCAAACCAGCAGTGGCTCCTGTAGCTGGGGCTGGCTGCATGCCAGCCACGGGCTGCCCAAGGAGCCAGCGTGACCGCTGGCCAGGCCAGCCCTGGTGGGCTCTGGATGCGGGGCAGTCAGCGGATGGGTGGCTGGGAGGGGGAGCATCCTGCTTTTGTGGAGTCATCCTGTCCCACAAGCCCCCAAGTCCCCTGCCTGGTGGCACTTGGGGAGTGAAGAACGGGCCGGCTGCTCACCACGGTGACATTGACATTACCCGTCACCTGTCACAGTTGAGTCAGGTCCTCTCTCCCCAGGACACATGGTGGGAAAAGGGTCGTGCAGGCCGCTGTCCATTGCATTCTGTGTCCCACTGTGGTGTTCGTGTGCCGGGAGGATAATGGCGGTGGACACCAAGGGTAGGGATCCATCTGGGACCCCTGACAGAACAGGGATTTGACCTTTTTGTCAGTTTCCTTTCAGTAGAATATGTCTCGGTTGGCCTTATTAGGGGCAACTTGTAGAGTGCTACAATTCCAGGTCCCTTTCTCGTCACTGAATGTTCCACAGGGTTTGTCCCACGTATGCCTGCAGCTGCCAGGAGGGCCTAGTCCTCGGTTCCATGGCCCTGGTGGTGAAGCACGTGTGTCCTGGGGAGGCCGGGCCCCTTTAATGCACCTCCCAGGCAGGGCAAGGGGACCCTTCCCACCCCAGTAAGATGGAACTTTCCTCAGAGATGATGGTCCTCAATGacgttttaattttccttttgatgaaAACTGTCACTTTAGCATGTAATCTATTGCAGAATCCTGTGCAGTGATTCTAGAATCTCAAAAATTGTATGATGTGttatataagaatttatttgctGTCAACATTCCCGTGTAAAGGAGAGACATTATCACGCTGCTGTCATGATTTTGTGTCAAGATGATCAATAAACTTGCAAAACATACATTTACCTGTTGGGTCTCACGCCCGTGGCAGTATGTGCCCCGGTCATCACTccacagtgggggagggggtggttaTTGCACAGCCGGCATTTCTAGACAGTCCCTGAGCTGCTGAATGGGGGCTGTGGGGCACCCAGGCGGAGGGCAGCGTGCTGGGAAGCCCTGCCCCTGTTGCCCCCTGCACCCCCATCCCTTCAGGAGATGACATGACCCCCATCGGCTCTCCAGGCCCCTGGGTTCAGTGTAGTGGGGACCCCACTGGTGAGAGGGGCAGCAGTGGGAGCAGATGTTGGGAGGTCCTGCTGGTATTGCATTAATTCGCGTTTCCACGGGCCGTCCTGATGCTGCGTGGACAGGGATAATTCGAGCTGAGTCAGGCTAGGTAAGTGGACAAAGACCAAACCAGCCACAGCTTGAATCCCAGAGTGTGGGAGGTCGAGGAGTGAGCACAGACCGGCCGCACAGTAGACCCCAGCTTGGGGTGCCCTGATGGGGAGAAAGGCCACCTTTTACCAGCGTTCACCAGGAGGCTTTTTCCGGCTGTTCTTTAGGAAAAGGTGCATCCTGCAGTGGTGCCAGCCGCACGGGCTGGAAAAGGCCGAGGTAGCAGGAAGAGCAGTGACCATGATTCTGGTCGTCTACCAGCCCTGCTCCCAGCACGTGGCCCTCAGGAGGGCGCTTGTTCAACACATCCTGTGACTGCCATTGGACAGTCTACCCGGAGTGTCACCGCTGTTTTAACCCCTGCCGAGTTTTCCTGACCTAAACACAAATGCTCCCATGAAAATGTTGGCCAGCATTGTCCGCGAAACCTCAGCAGAAAGCCATGCAGGGTCCCCAGGCTCGAGACAGGCATGCAGACACGTCCGGGCCGTGCTTGCTTCTGAGCCAGCATCCCTCCCAAAGAAGCTGTCTAGCCCCCACCAAGCTCCTCTGGGGAAACCTCCTTCAGAATCCACGTGGAGTGTTTGCAGAAAGCAGCAGTGTAGTGGGGCTCCTTGGGCTGAGGTTCAGCCCCACACAACCTCATGATCTGAACCCTACAACACGCCAGCCCTGGTTTTCATCAGACTGCACTCTGGTTTTGAGTCATAGGAAGAACCCACTTGCTCCCAAACTCATTTCCAGGAGAGCCTGTCCAGATATACTTAGGCAGATCCCCTGGACCCACTGTCTGGCCCCGGTACCCCGTGTGgttgtccccacccccacagggacTGCTCCGCGATGAGAAGTGTCAGGGACATTTAATCATCCATCCAGTAGCTCTGATCCGGCCTGGCATCTGCCATATACAGACccatctcccttcccctcctcccccctctgCCCAGGCTCTGATGGGGTGGGGGAACCCCAGGGAGCAGCAAGCTGCTCCACAGGGTCAGGCTGGGACAGCCCAGATGAGTCCCGGCCCCACGTCGAGGCTGGGGCGGGGCCGGTGGGCTCGCGGCCGTCAGTGGCCGTCAGTGCTGCGTCAGGCACTCAGAAGCAGTTTCCAGGGTCAGGTTGGCCAGGTGTGGGGGCTCTAGACATGTGAAGCTTGGTGATACCAGGCTGTGAGGAGACAGGCGCCTCAGTAGTTCCTCGCCCTTCCCCGCCTCCCCCGACTACTGGGTCTCCACTGGGGACTGGGTCTCTCCTCCCCGTGGGGGCATGTAACAAGGTTGCACACAGACCCTCAAAGCTGAACGGGGAGGCCTTGCCTGTTTTTTGGTCCCCACCCAGTATTCCCATGACAGGCTGCAAAAGTGCGTGGGTGGAGTCTGCTGTAAATTGGCCTATGGGTTTTGATCTCTGGCTTAAGCACAACCCCTGTCCCTggagccctgccccagcccccgccccggccccgcaaGGTCTCTGCAGCCTCTTCCTCTGGGTGACTCACAAGGCTGGAGTGGTACTGGGCATCCAGGTGGCGAGGAGGAGGACATGTTTATTCATGAAGTGATCACATGGATGTTGCACAGGTGATGTCTGGCATGTCCCAGGTGCAGAGAGAACCCTGCCTGGCTGTGCCCACCCTGTCCAACACCCCCATCCATCGGACCCCACTCCACCCGTTCTCATCCCCCACCCAGGCCAGGGCTTTGCAGAAGACGGGCCAAGGGGACCTTACCTCATGTTGGTGTCCTGTCTGAAAGACATGATCAGGCCCCGGTCAGCCCCGAGTTTGGGGCTGAGGCTGTGCCTGTGATCCCCAGGTCCCTCCTTAGGGCCCACACATCGTGGGGGGTTCCTCCTACGTtctgagcacagccctgccacccCCAGGCTTTATGGGGACCATTTGACCAGGATGATCTACCCTCTTGTGCCAATTGACCTCAGAGACCCTcgagggaggaaggggctggggcCCTGAGCAGAGGGGCCAGGTCCTGCCTCCTGGCGGCCGACCCTGCACATACTTACCCTGCTGCCTCTGATAAAACTCACGTTGGGTTTGGGGCGACAGGGAACTTACTTGTGCCAATTATTTCTATAATGACAGTGGGTTTAGAGTCAGGAGCCAAGTGGCCTCGGTCTGGGTCCCCTCTCCGAGCGGGGCTGCCCCAACTCACATGTAAAGGAGGAGGCCCTGCACAGCTGTCTCCCATTGCACCGATGACCTGCAGGGACATGGGGCGTGAAGGTGGTGTGGCCCCGAGGTCACAGGACCAGCTGGGTCCACCCACCCTACCCAGGTGGTGAAAGGCCAGGGAGGAGGCACAGGAGGGTCCCCTTGGGGAGAGGCTCAGACCCCGTGGACAGCGGGGCCCTCAGCATAGCTGCCACGCCTGAGCCCTACTCGCAGTTGTAGCCAAAGCAGACGACATGTGAGTCCGTGCAGTTGATGCATGAGATGGTCTCATACTGGAAGATGCCTGTAACACAACGAGAGGTGGCTGCGGGCTCCCCTCATCCTCCAGGGCCCCACACTGCCACCCTTGCACCCCACAGCCTGGACAAAGGCACACTCACCACAGTGACGCTGACAGTCGATACGGCCTGTGCGGGGACAAGAGCACGGTGGGCGCCTTCTAGCAGGCCCAGCCTGTCCCCCGCTCCAGCCCACCTTCTCTGGTCTGCCCAAGGCTCAGGGTTTGTCCATCAGCCCCGTGGTATGGCCCCAAGCCTGGGATGGAGCCACCACGGGGCTGGGCTGCAGCAATACTCACTGGTACCTCCAGGGACTGGTTGGGAGAGGTGGCGGGGAGGGAGGCATGGGATTTATCCTTAGGGGCCTTGCCGGTTGGTGTCCGTGAGATGAAAGGGTCCCTCCCTAGGGGAGCTGCTCTGCTCCCCGCTTTCTGTGCTGTCCGTGCCAGGTGCAGGCTCTAAGTTCTACCACCCAGCTGCACTGATACCCTGTCCACATCACATCACTCCAGCCCCAGCCACACCCTGGCCCGGCCCCCCCATCCTCTATGCGGACTCTGAAATACGCCCGTGGCCCTGAGTCCCCAAGGCTCTGGGCAGcaccctctcccccctcccagtCCTTATTGGCTCACTTTCAATGATGGCATTCTGGATGAGGTGCACCTGCTCCCGGAAAATGGCTCGAAGCTCGCTGGGGAAATACCCTaatgggaggaggcaggaggaagaaaatcaaGCTCAGGCGATGGACAGAGGGGCGTCTCCTGGGCCGGTGGGCAGCCCCTTACCCGGGAAATACATCTTCCCCTGGTACAGCTGATCCATTTTCTGGTATACGGCGTTCGCCACTTGGCCCAGCTTCTCCCGGGCTGGGGGCGGGAAGAGGAGGCGGGTGAGCTGCCCGGCCGGTGTCTGGCTGGTCCGGGAGCGCTCCGGGGCgggacccccccccaccccgcactcACTGATCTCCGCGGGGATGGCTAGGTGCAGCTCCTTCATCGTGTCCTGGCTCCAGTAGGTGAGCAACGAGCCCGACACGGGGATGTCGCCCACCCACCAGGACTTGAGGTTCACGTGATGGCGGTAGAAGGAGAATTTCTCCGAGAAGTTGCGGTGGCAATGAAGGCAGCCGCGGGCCAGCGCCGCGGTCAGGCCCAGACACAGAAGCAGCGCCATGACCCGCCCCCGTCCGCCGCGCACCAACCGACGGCGCCCTCCAGATCCTGGCCGAGCCGCTGTACCTCCCCCggcgcaggccccgcccccgcaACGGACAACTGACGAGGCCGGTTCCGCCTCCATGGCACGCCCACGAGCCGCCCCTCCAACCCCCGCGTCTCCAAACCCTCCCTCATCTTGGCCCCGCCCTCAGAGCGCCCAGACCGGTGCAAACTTCTTCTGGGACGGCTCCTGCTGGAGGCCCCGCCCCGCAACCCCAGCACTGCGGAAGCTCCTCCCACGGGCTGAGCCGCGAGCAGCAGCCAATGGTATCACGGCCCTTCTTTGACTGTCAGACAACGTAGAGCGCGGTAACCGGGTCTGCCCCTCTCGGTCTAGACGTCCGCCCCCAGCTCCGCTTCCGGAAAAGACTCGGTCTGTGGCGGAGGTAGATCCGGCTGGGCGGGCGTGTCCGGGGCGTGCGCGGTGTTCCTCCGCGGCGGGCTATGCTAACGGCCGGCGCTAACGGGTGGCGAGGCAATCCGAGCAGGGGCCTGACGACAGGAGACAGAGGACGGAGGGGACTGCGGCACGGCTCTGCGGCGTGAGACGATAGGTGGGTCCTCAGATGAGCGAATACGGGCAATGGGAGTTCTAGTCCCTCAGGAGAGGCGAAGGCGGGCTGCGGGAAGCGAGCTGTAGTGGGCTTTCGGTCGATTTCGGCTACAAATGTCACTTTGGGGTCAACCATGGGCCGTGACACTAACTATCGCCAGGACCCCGCTTCCTGGTTTGGATCAAGTCCGCAGGATTTCAGGGTTTCCAAACCACCGGGACTAGGTTTTTAAAAGTGCGCCTCTTGCTTCCTTGGCTCCGGAGTCACTGAGCACTGGGCAAGGGCTGTGCACGAGGTATCGGCGGTGTCAGCACTGCCCATTGAGGGGACTTCACAGCCTCGTCTCTGCACTGCCTGGACGGCTGTCGTTTGttttaaatgactattttataaaatgtcactgaaagaggaaggggagtggatggaaaatacagaaaatcacaaAGCAGAAAGTAAATCATGGGTGACCTACCACCCAGAGAGCCACTGTGAACTTTGGGGTAAGATTCTTCCtgtctttttgtttattatttttatagaggTTAATTGGCACACAATGAGCTGCACATTCTGAAAGCATACTGTCGGGTAAATTTTGAACATGATGCACTTACACTTTGGCATGTTTCACAGCCCAGGGGCCTGCCTGCACCATCTGGTTTTGGACCTGCTTCTGTTACACGTGGCCTCCAGGCAACTGCTTCCTCATTCCTCAGTCCACCTAATATGTAGGGGGCTCTTatcagcccattttacagattcttTGCTGAGTGATGCCAGGGTCCCACCTCTGGCCAACGCCTGGT comes from Rhinolophus ferrumequinum isolate MPI-CBG mRhiFer1 chromosome 18, mRhiFer1_v1.p, whole genome shotgun sequence and encodes:
- the IZUMO4 gene encoding izumo sperm-egg fusion protein 4 isoform X3, which encodes MALLLCLGLTAALARGCLHCHRNFSEKFSFYRHHVNLKSWWVGDIPVSGSLLTYWSQDTMKELHLAIPAEITREKLGQVANAVYQKMDQLYQGKMYFPGYFPSELRAIFREQVHLIQNAIIEIPGGTSRIDCQRHCGIFQYETISCINCTDSHVVCFGYNCESSVQWETAVQGLLLYINNWHKQDTNMSLVSPSFTCLEPPHLANLTLETASECLTQH
- the IZUMO4 gene encoding izumo sperm-egg fusion protein 4 isoform X2, whose product is MALLLCLGLTAALARGCLHCHRNFSEKFSFYRHHVNLKSWWVGDIPVSGSLLTYWSQDTMKELHLAIPAEITREKLGQVANAVYQKMDQLYQGKMYFPGYFPSELRAIFREQVHLIQNAIIESRIDCQRHCGIFQYETISCINCTDSHVVCFGYNCESSVQWETAVQGLLLYINNWHKQDTNMSTTPAFLVSPSFTCLEPPHLANLTLETASECLTQH
- the IZUMO4 gene encoding izumo sperm-egg fusion protein 4 isoform X1 produces the protein MALLLCLGLTAALARGCLHCHRNFSEKFSFYRHHVNLKSWWVGDIPVSGSLLTYWSQDTMKELHLAIPAEITREKLGQVANAVYQKMDQLYQGKMYFPGYFPSELRAIFREQVHLIQNAIIEIPGGTSRIDCQRHCGIFQYETISCINCTDSHVVCFGYNCESSVQWETAVQGLLLYINNWHKQDTNMSTTPAFLVSPSFTCLEPPHLANLTLETASECLTQH
- the IZUMO4 gene encoding izumo sperm-egg fusion protein 4 isoform X4 yields the protein MALLLCLGLTAALARGCLHCHRNFSEKFSFYRHHVNLKSWWVGDIPVSGSLLTYWSQDTMKELHLAIPAEITREKLGQVANAVYQKMDQLYQGKMYFPGYFPSELRAIFREQVHLIQNAIIESRIDCQRHCGIFQYETISCINCTDSHVVCFGYNCESSVQWETAVQGLLLYINNWHKQDTNMSLVSPSFTCLEPPHLANLTLETASECLTQH